The following coding sequences lie in one Musa acuminata AAA Group cultivar baxijiao chromosome BXJ3-1, Cavendish_Baxijiao_AAA, whole genome shotgun sequence genomic window:
- the LOC135629467 gene encoding uncharacterized protein LOC135629467: protein MLFFIRRYLRRPPKATGGDKESYKEEQGGKDEIGRQSPRTMDGSEGSTHGCCPVSLFNLVEPSNTKRHTRTTTTRISRSNFAKLTKDFVFPNTHFTDHESLPDLPDAFSSFITIYPQYGETQEADRIRNNEYYHLADHVCLDYCGFSLFSHAQMHSSIPSSSTDHLPWGLLQPPFFSITYKSASLKSQVQYGNQDTLLEAAIRKRIMQFLNILDGEYSMVCTANRTTAFRLLAESYPFHANKGLLSVYDYESEAVNAMIESAQRRGAKVMSASFSWPSLRIHSGKLMEKLSKRKKKSRGLFVFPLQSRISGARYPYLWMTVAKEHGWHVVLDACALGPKDLDTLGLSLIQPDFIICSFFKVFGENPSGFAGLFIKKSSIAALESSTIARSIGIVSIIPARRLSQLTDDYSGTGLDAHSSRNQFDEDDTETTNSFSGPISTHICNDSAGMDNMLGESASTQKQKQVKRSEQGESSKENDENKEISSDIVLSKCGHSIQEEKSTTLTEADKSMEIVCRGLDHADSLGLLHINSRLRCIVNWLVIALMKLQHPHSESGHYLVRIYGPRIKFDRGPALAFNVFDWRGEKIEPELVQKLADRSNISLSRGFLNNIWFPDKYEAEKDKVLERRACEVTVASNKRKGRSDMGIDVLNASFSFLTNFEDAYRLWTFIAKFLDADFVEKERRRYFTLNQKMIEV from the coding sequence ATGCTCTTCTTCATCCGCAGGTACCTCAGAAGGCCACCAAAGGCTACCGGAGgagacaaagaaagttacaaggaAGAACAGGGAGGGAAAGACGAGATAGGTAGGCAATCTCCTCGCACCATGGATGGTTCAGAGGGAAGCACCCATGGCTGCTGTCCGGTATCTTTATTCAACCTCGTCGAGCCCAGCAACACTAAGCGCCACACGAGAACCACCACTACGAGGATCTCACGATCGAATTTTGCTAAGCTGACGAAGGATTTTGTCTTCCCGAACACCCACTTCACCGACCATGAGTCCCTGCCTGATCTCCCTGATGCCTTCTCCAGCTTCATCACAATTTATCCACAGTATGGTGAGACGCAAGAAGCAGATCGCATCAGGAACAACGAATATTATCACCTGGCAGATCATGTCTGCCTTGATTACTGTGGATTTAGCCTCTTTTCCCATGCACAAATGCATTCCTCCATACCGTCCTCATCTACTGATCATCTGCCTTGGGGCCTCCTGCAGCCTCCATTCTTCAGCATCACTTACAAGTCGgcaagcttgaaatctcaagtgcAGTATGGCAACCAAGATACTCTTCTAGAAGCAGCAATCAGAAAAAGGATCATGCAATTCCTCAACATACTGGATGGTGAATACAGCATGGTCTGTACTGCCAATAGGACTACTGCTTTCAGGCTGTTGGCAGAATCCTATCCATTCCATGCCAACAAGGGTTTGCTAAGTGTATATGATTACGAGAGCGAGGCCGTGAATGCGATGATTGAGAGCGCCCAAAGGAGAGGAGCCAAAGTCATGTCTGCTAGCTTCTCGTGGCCAAGCCTCAGGATTCATTCTGGAAAATTGATGGAGAAGCTGagcaagagaaagaagaaaagcagAGGACTGTTTGTGTTTCCACTCCAGTCCAGGATCTCAGGGGCCAGGTACCCTTATCTATGGATGACTGTGGCCAAAGAACATGGATGGCACGTGGTACTCGACGCATGTGCTCTAGGGCCGAAGGACCTGGACACCCTTGGCCTCTCACTGATCCAACCAGACTTCATCATCTGCTCCTTCTTCAAAGTGTTTGGAGAGAATCCATCAGGTTTTGCAGGCCTTTTCATCAAAAAGTCCAGCATTGCAGCATTGGAGTCATCGACAATTGCTAGGAGCATCGGAATTGTGAGCATCATCCCAGCAAGAAGGCTGTCACAACTGACTGATGATTATTCAGGAACAGGTTTGGATGCTCATTCCTCTAGAAACCAATTTGACGAAGATGATACTGAGACCACCAATTCGTTCTCTGGTCCAATATCGACACATATCTGTAATGACTCTGCTGGTATGGATAATATGCTTGGAGAATCTGCCTCTACACAAAAACAAAAGCAAGTCAAGAGATCTGAGCAGGGTGAGAGTTCCAAAGAAAATGATGAAAACAAAGAAATATCATCAGATATTGTATTATCAAAATGTGGCCATTCCATTCAAGAAGAGAAGAGCACGACTCTTACAGAAGCAGACAAGAGCATGGAGATCGTGTGCAGAGGATTGGACCATGCAGACTCTCTTGGTTTGCTACACATAAACAGCAGATTACGATGCATCGTAAATTGGTTGGTGATTGCTTTGATGAAGCTGCAGCATCCTCACTCAGAGAGTGGCCATTACCTCGTCAGGATCTATGGTCCACGAATAAAATTTGACAGGGGACCTGCATTAGCATTCAATGTCTTTGACTGGAGGGGAGAGAAGATCGAGCCTGAACTGGTACAAAAGCTTGCAGATAGAAGCAACATTTCTCTTAGTCGTGGGTTTCTAAATAATATCTGGTTCCCAGACAAATATGAAGCTGAGAAGGACAAAGTCTTGGAGAGAAGAGCCTGTGAAGTAACAGTTGCAAGTAACAAAAGGAAAGGAAGGAGTGATATGGGAATAGATGTTCTAAATGCATCCTTCAGTTTCCTTACTAACTTTGAGGATGCTTACAGACTTTGGACTTTTATTGCTAAGTTCCTAGATGCAGATTTTGTAGAGAAAGAAAGGCGGAGATATTTTACTTTAAACCAGAAAATGATCGAGGTGTAA
- the LOC103979030 gene encoding cytochrome P450 704C1 isoform X1, whose amino-acid sequence MASLLLHLAFYLLKAALAGLLLCVVGWIILFIVFYAKESIQGSNRPPIAGTIFHLLIHFNALFDFQTAVARRHKTFRLIAPSHSDIYTADPANVEHVLKTNFSKYSKGQGNYTVMRDLFGDGIFAVDGEKWRHQRKLASFEFSARVLRDFSSVVFRSIAAKLAQKISDAAATASVFDMQDLLMKATLDSIFKVGFGVELDTLSGSDELGARFSEAFDDANSIVFWRYVDVLWKVKRRLDVGIEARLKRNIKVIDDFVFQLIRRKRDQMNNGEEDRVNDQEHLQNLSFACDLDLVRSTAQMSKGDILSRFILAKEKEPESTSDSYLRDVILNFMMAGKDTTANTLTWFFYLLCKHPSIQEKVAAEVEDATKAEGNKSDMAEFAMSLTDEAIDKMQYLHAALTETLRLYPAVPVDGKSADEDDVLPDGFEVKKGDGITYLTYAMGRMTYIWGEDAEDFRPERWIENGSFKPQSPFKFVAFHAGPRSCLGKDFAYRQMKIMAAATLRFFRFHLKDESKTDRYRPMFTLHIRDGLPLLAFYRQI is encoded by the exons ATGGCTTCTCTGCTCCTCCACCTTGCGTTCTATCTTCTGAAAGCAGCCTTGGCAGGGCTACTCTTGTGCGTTGTCGGATGGATCATACTGTTCATCGTCTTCTACGCCAAGGAGTCGATCCAAGGTTCCAACAGACCTCCCATCGCCGGCACCATCTTCCACCTGCTGATCCACTTCAACGCCCTCTTCGACTTCCAGACCGCCGTCGCTCGCCGGCACAAGACCTTTCGGCTGATCGCACCCTCTCACAGCGATATCTACACGGCCGATCCGGCCAACGTCGAGCATGTTCTAAAGACCAACTTCTCCAAGTACAGCAAG GGGCAGGGCAACTATACCGTCATGAGGGATCTGTTCGGCGATGGGATCTTCGCGGTGGACGGCGAGAAGTGGCGCCACCAGCGGAAGCTCGCCAGCTTCGAGTTCTCCGCCAGAGTCCTTCGGGACTTCAGCAGCGTCGTGTTCAGGTCGATCGCCGCAAAGCTGGCGCAGAAGATCTCCGACGCCGCCGCCACCGCGAGTGTCTTCGACATGCAAGATCTTCTGATGAAGGCGACGCTGGACTCGATCTTCAAGGTGGGGTTCGGCGTTGAGCTCGACACCCTCTCGGGATCGGATGAGTTGGGGGCTCGCTTCAGCGAGGCCTTCGACGACGCCAACTCCATCGTGTTCTGGAGGTACGTCGACGTCTTGTGGAAGGTCAAAAGGCGTCTCGACGTCGGCATCGAGGCTCGGCTGAAGAGGAACATCAAGGTGATCGATGACTTCGTGTTCCAACTCATCCGCCGCAAGAGAGACCAGATGAACAACGGCGAAGAAGACAGGGTAAATGATCAAGAACACCTGCAAAATCTTTCCTTTGCTTGTGACCTTGATCTTGTTCGAAGCACTGCGCAGATGAGCAAAGGAGACATACTGTCGAGGTTTATACTGGCAAAGGAAAAGGAACCCGAAAGCACGAGCGATTCGTACCTGAGGGACGTGATTCTCAACTTCATGATGGCCGGGAAGGACACCACCGCGAACACCCTCACCTGGTTCTTCTACCTGCTGTGCAAGCACCCATCGATACAAGAGAAGGTCGCAGCCGAGGTGGAAGACGCGACCAAGGCGGAAGGAAACAAGTCGGACATGGCAGAGTTCGCCATGAGCTTAACCGACGAAGCCATCGACAAGATGCAGTATCTCCATGCCGCGCTCACCGAGACCTTAAGGCTCTATCCAGCTGTTCCTGTG GATGGGAAGAGTGCAGACGAAGATGATGTGCTACCTGATGGCTTTGAGGTGAAGAAGGGAGACGGAATCACTTACCTGACCTACGCCATGGGGAGGATGACGTACATTTGGGGTGAAGATGCTGAAGACTTCAGGCCTGAGAGATGGATCGAGAATGGAAGTTTCAAGCCGCAGAGTCCATTCAAGTTTGTCGCCTTCCAT gcggGCCCTCGGAGTTGCCTGGGGAAAGACTTCGCGTACAGGCAGATGAAGATTATGGCCGCCGCCACCCTCCGTTTCTTCAGGTTCCATCTGAAGGACGAGTCAAAGACCGACAGATACAGACCAATGTTTACTCTGCACATACGTGATGGCCTTCCTCTGCTAGCATTCTACAGGCAAATTTAG
- the LOC103979030 gene encoding cytochrome P450 704C1 isoform X2, which produces MASLLLHLAFYLLKAALAGLLLCVVGWIILFIVFYAKESIQGSNRPPIAGTIFHLLIHFNALFDFQTAVARRHKTFRLIAPSHSDIYTADPANVEHVLKTNFSKYSKGQGNYTVMRDLFGDGIFAVDGEKWRHQRKLASFEFSARVLRDFSSVVFRSIAAKLAQKISDAAATASVFDMQDLLMKATLDSIFKVGFGVELDTLSGSDELGARFSEAFDDANSIVFWRYVDVLWKVKRRLDVGIEARLKRNIKVIDDFVFQLIRRKRDQMNNGEEDRMSKGDILSRFILAKEKEPESTSDSYLRDVILNFMMAGKDTTANTLTWFFYLLCKHPSIQEKVAAEVEDATKAEGNKSDMAEFAMSLTDEAIDKMQYLHAALTETLRLYPAVPVDGKSADEDDVLPDGFEVKKGDGITYLTYAMGRMTYIWGEDAEDFRPERWIENGSFKPQSPFKFVAFHAGPRSCLGKDFAYRQMKIMAAATLRFFRFHLKDESKTDRYRPMFTLHIRDGLPLLAFYRQI; this is translated from the exons ATGGCTTCTCTGCTCCTCCACCTTGCGTTCTATCTTCTGAAAGCAGCCTTGGCAGGGCTACTCTTGTGCGTTGTCGGATGGATCATACTGTTCATCGTCTTCTACGCCAAGGAGTCGATCCAAGGTTCCAACAGACCTCCCATCGCCGGCACCATCTTCCACCTGCTGATCCACTTCAACGCCCTCTTCGACTTCCAGACCGCCGTCGCTCGCCGGCACAAGACCTTTCGGCTGATCGCACCCTCTCACAGCGATATCTACACGGCCGATCCGGCCAACGTCGAGCATGTTCTAAAGACCAACTTCTCCAAGTACAGCAAG GGGCAGGGCAACTATACCGTCATGAGGGATCTGTTCGGCGATGGGATCTTCGCGGTGGACGGCGAGAAGTGGCGCCACCAGCGGAAGCTCGCCAGCTTCGAGTTCTCCGCCAGAGTCCTTCGGGACTTCAGCAGCGTCGTGTTCAGGTCGATCGCCGCAAAGCTGGCGCAGAAGATCTCCGACGCCGCCGCCACCGCGAGTGTCTTCGACATGCAAGATCTTCTGATGAAGGCGACGCTGGACTCGATCTTCAAGGTGGGGTTCGGCGTTGAGCTCGACACCCTCTCGGGATCGGATGAGTTGGGGGCTCGCTTCAGCGAGGCCTTCGACGACGCCAACTCCATCGTGTTCTGGAGGTACGTCGACGTCTTGTGGAAGGTCAAAAGGCGTCTCGACGTCGGCATCGAGGCTCGGCTGAAGAGGAACATCAAGGTGATCGATGACTTCGTGTTCCAACTCATCCGCCGCAAGAGAGACCAGATGAACAACGGCGAAGAAGACAGG ATGAGCAAAGGAGACATACTGTCGAGGTTTATACTGGCAAAGGAAAAGGAACCCGAAAGCACGAGCGATTCGTACCTGAGGGACGTGATTCTCAACTTCATGATGGCCGGGAAGGACACCACCGCGAACACCCTCACCTGGTTCTTCTACCTGCTGTGCAAGCACCCATCGATACAAGAGAAGGTCGCAGCCGAGGTGGAAGACGCGACCAAGGCGGAAGGAAACAAGTCGGACATGGCAGAGTTCGCCATGAGCTTAACCGACGAAGCCATCGACAAGATGCAGTATCTCCATGCCGCGCTCACCGAGACCTTAAGGCTCTATCCAGCTGTTCCTGTG GATGGGAAGAGTGCAGACGAAGATGATGTGCTACCTGATGGCTTTGAGGTGAAGAAGGGAGACGGAATCACTTACCTGACCTACGCCATGGGGAGGATGACGTACATTTGGGGTGAAGATGCTGAAGACTTCAGGCCTGAGAGATGGATCGAGAATGGAAGTTTCAAGCCGCAGAGTCCATTCAAGTTTGTCGCCTTCCAT gcggGCCCTCGGAGTTGCCTGGGGAAAGACTTCGCGTACAGGCAGATGAAGATTATGGCCGCCGCCACCCTCCGTTTCTTCAGGTTCCATCTGAAGGACGAGTCAAAGACCGACAGATACAGACCAATGTTTACTCTGCACATACGTGATGGCCTTCCTCTGCTAGCATTCTACAGGCAAATTTAG
- the LOC135629380 gene encoding uncharacterized protein LOC135629380, whose protein sequence is MLSNSRPRQILFLEHWLRAAAATDASQTPSPAAAAPPSAAVILRSWADLRDPSADPPRLLSALLTLSRGRSALHVSDPQAKLLLSLLPSSSPDAFPLVLSLLYTYLRKSSRPSPPLLLSILSVSSSFPPSTHSILLLGALSASPALPASALSPCLDHLCSFLDSSLPAIFRDADLLPEFLAGIGYALSRLEDDARLGKILNFLFRIWSAEAGGLRPSLSHGLMVLRLFEWCTSGFLASRSWSRIESLCGEISANRSKSRGNFAPLLVLMAPAGVLRAFRSNRVEIDPRLRKSIEESISYVAECTISRIGTDSGSNVSDDSHVLLQCIAIGLAQCGSISFNASVLRCLCLSLLNEVFPLQYFFRMSLENVNENSATCKAKEHLGSALFKEAGAVTGVFCNQYASADEVSKAMVENHLWDYSQQVYSNLRLAAWVHRGKSDELLGDLEKIAEAAFLMVVVFAAEVSKHKLNSKSSHEFRPEVSSRILVAFSCMEYLRRVRLPEYTEAVRRAVLTLQENADSCVSFVESMPPYTELTKAQGSIILERMRYIWSQDEVQTSRILFYLRVLPTCISFVPTSLFGKRVAPTMFLYMQHPNEKVTRASHSIFVSFVSSGKDSDQDDRVVLKEQLVFYYMQQALQVYPRITPFEGLASGVAALVRHLPAGSPAIFYCINSLVAKASDLCGKAMSEDPTMWKSWEGSSGPPKKVLDLLLRLIYLVDIQVLPYLLKQLAEFIIQLPKDGQNALLDEMYFQVAESDDVTRKPVLVSWLQSLSFICSQKKASSTTEAAEKHGSSVPSNDGLSWYRTSARL, encoded by the exons ATGCTGTCCAATTCCCGACCCCGGCAGATCCTCTTCCTGGAACACTGGCTTCGAGCGGCGGCCGCTACTGACGCCTCTCAAACTCcttctcctgctgctgctgctcctccttcGGCGGCTGTGATCCTCCGGTCGTGGGCCGACCTCCGTGACCCCTCCGCCGACCCTCCTCGCCTACTCTCCGCTCTCCTTACACTCTCCCGCGGCCGCTCCGCCCTCCACGTCTCCGACCCCCAGGCCAAACTCCTCCTCTCCCTGCTCCCTTCCTCCTCTCCTGACGCCTTCCCCCTCGTCCTTTCCCTCCTCTACACCTATCTCCGCAAGTCCTCCCGCCCTTCCCCTCCCCTCCTTCTCTCCATCCTCTCCGTCTCCTCCTCTTTTCCCCCGTCGACTCACTCCATCCTCCTCCTCGGTGCCCTCTCCGCCTCCCCCGCTCTCCCCGCCTCCGCCCTCTCGCCCTGCCTCGACCACCTCTGCTCTTTCTTGGATTCCTCCCTGCCCGCGATTTTCCGTGACGCCGACCTTCTCCCAGAATTTCTCGCCGGCATCGGCTACGCCCTCTCCCGATTGGAGGACGATGCGCGTCTTGGAAAAATCCTTAACTTCTTGTTTCGGATTTGGTCCGCCGAAGCCGGCGGGCTTCGACCctcgctctcccatggccttatgGTTCTGCGCTTGTTCGAGTGGTGCACGTCGGGGTTCCTGGCTTCAAGGTCTTGGAGCAGAATTGAGTCGCTCTGCGGAGAGATCTCAGCGAACAGGAGCAAATCCAGGGGGAATTTCGCTCCCCTTTTGGTGTTGATGGCTCCTGCCGGAGTTCTGAGGGCTTTCAGAAGCAATAGGGTTGAAATTGACCCTCGGCTGAGGAAGTCTATCGAAGAGTCGATAAGTTATGTCGCAGAGTGCACCATTTCTAGAATTGGGACTGATTCTGGTTCTAATGTATCGGATGACAGCCATGTTCTGCTGCAGTGCATTGCAATTGGTTTGGCTCAGTGCGGCTCGATTTCATTCAATGCGTCTGTGCTTCGGTGCCTTTGTCTCTCATTGTTGAACGAAGTCTTTCCCCTGCAGTATTTCTTTAGGATGTCCTTAGAAAATGTGAATGAAAATTCGGCCACCTGCAAGGCAAAGGAGCATTTAGGTAGTGCCCTTTTTAAAGAAGCAGGTGCAGTGACTGGAGTCTTCTGCAATCAGTATGCATCTGCAGACGAGGTCAGCAAGGCAATGGTTGAAAACCATTTGTGGGATTATTCTCAACAGGTTTACTCGAATCTACGTTTAGCAGCATGGGTTCATCGAGGGAAGAGTGATGAGTTGCTCGGGGATTTGGAAAAGATTGCCGAAGCTGCATTCTTGATGGTAGTTGTTTTTGCTGCAGAGGTTAGCAAACATAAGTTGAATAGCAAATCTTCTCATGAGTTCAGACCGGAGGTCTCTTCTAGGATCCTTGTTGCATTCTCTTGCATGGAGTATCTTCGTCGTGTTCGCCTGCCCGAGTATACCGAGGCAGTTCGCCGTGCTGTTTTAACCCTCCAGGAGAATGCAGATTCATGTGTTTCATTTGTCGAGTCAATGCCTCCTTACACCGAGCTAACAAAAGCACAGG GCTCAATTATATTGGAGAGGATGAGATATATTTGGTCACAAGATGAAGTGCAGACTTCTCGTATATTATTTTACCTGCGGGTTTTGCCAACTTGCATAAGTTTTGTCCCTACCTCCTTGTTTGGGAAACGAGTAGCACCGACCATGTTCTT ATATATGCAACACCCTAATGAAAAAGTAACCCGAGCTTCACACTCCATATTTGTTTCTTTTGTATCCTCTGGCAAGGATTCCGATCAGGATGATAGAGTTGTTTTAAAGGAGCAACTTGTTTTCTATTACATGCAGCAAGCTTTGCAG GTTTATCCCAGGATTACACCATTTGAAGGTTTGGCTTCTGGTGTTGCTGCTTTGGTCAGGCATCTTCCTGCTGGAAGTCCAGCAATATTTTATTGTATTAATAGCCTTGTGGCAAAAGCTTCTGACCTTTGTGGGAAAGCCATGAGTGAAGATCCAACCATGTGGAAAAGTTGGGAAGGAAGTTCAGGACCTCCTAAAAAGGTCCTGGATCTTCTACTTCGCCTCATTTATCTTGTAGATATACAG GTGTTGCCATACTTGTTGAAGcaattggcagaattcataatccaGCTGCCTAAAGATGGTCAGAATGCACTACTTGACGAGATGTATTTTCAAGTTGCCGAGTCAGATGATGTCACTAGAAAACCAGTTCTGGTGTCATGGCTGCAGTCACTCTCCTTCATATGCTCGCAAAAGAAGGCTTCCTCCACAACTGAAGCTGCCGAGAAGCATGGGAGCTCTGTGCCAAGTAACGATGGCTTAAGTTGGTATAGAACTAGCGCTCGGCTCTGA